Proteins encoded within one genomic window of Besnoitia besnoiti strain Bb-Ger1 chromosome II, whole genome shotgun sequence:
- a CDS encoding dolichol kinase (encoded by transcript BESB_037360) codes for MLLAAVSGIIPNDRLVAFYRLLWGAWRLDSVLVVLALATNPSVRHVLCAPLLPLVLLWISITIARWTDRGRGVFPTSQPPSKSCSEQDSGSRREASPQEMPSARNQHHAVTFRQEESVTGYWTDVTSRSTAHAGGRAPCESPGGCRGLSPLTHNARASLVSRVAEFGRQRVGLYASPGGGRADSASWGIPAPSSVHGEGVSAAGHCKGHHDAHDVQSSGSGLSAAGGTELSDFPQRHPAGSTPLQQNSRRARSSSRTLALLLFPGFVCSCFVEFQARHANSSPDGDHEGFSLCSIPFVLVPGLLGGSLLGCFLWTHELAARRIAALVALYASAWSCWIHVQVRGTATTLTLSCFFTAVAVSVFIYGQLLVLHTCSLNGNHCFTLVESMVISQLISTVMFLSASDLLGRPSSTAASEAGVSPQQVPPWLAVVFRLFLILIAGLACVASARARGNEHTNARKGEGILLMLGFGAAVVIYLIAGSSPDANGSHHTPERKGELRSPLWWLLVYVFGDSVNTALFVFWLVSSVLGVASISAFWSGIFLVGIGDGLAAVVGAMFGKRRLPFNSEKTIIGLFAFIAGALPVAFLEPVGLLVSPQYPQLSNASTHAAICAVGLGAVFEAYTSDIDNLTLPLFGVIVYDNVFAGHRGHEGNKLIPAT; via the exons ATGTTACTTGCCGCTGTCTCGGGAATCATCCCGAATGACAGGCTCGTTGCATTCTACCGCTTATTGTggggcgcgtggcggcttGACAGTGTGCTTGTGGTGCTCGCGTTAGCAACGAACCCTTCCGTCCGCCATGTCCTCTGCGCGCCACTCCTGCCTCTTGTTCTGTTGTGGATTAGCATAACGATCGCGCGCTGGACAGACCGGGGGCGTGGAGTGTTTCCAACCTCGCAGCCGCCTTCGAAGTCATGTAGTGAACAGGACTCTGGCTCTCGGCGCGAGGCATCTCCGCAGGAGATGCCGTCCGCCAGGAATCAACACCATGCGGTCACATTCCGGCAAGAGGAGAGTGTGACGGGTTATTGGACCGATGTGACAAGCAGAAGTACCGCCCATGCTGGTGGACGGGCTCCATGTGAGTCGCCCGGGGGCTGTCGGGGTTTGTCCCCCTTAACACACAACGCGAGAGCGTCGcttgtctcgcgcgtcgccgaatTTGGAAGACAGAGAGTCGGTTTGTACGCCTCACCAGGGGGTGGCAGGGCTGATTCTGCTTCTTGGGGGATTCCAGCGCCCTCTTCTGTTCACGGTGAaggtgtctctgcggcaggcCACTGTAAGGGTCATCATGACGCCCATGACGTTCAGAGCAGCGGCTCGGGTTTGAGTGCGGCGGGAGGCACAGAGCTGTCGGATTTTCCTCAGCGCCACCCCGCTGGTTCCACCCCATTGCAGCAAAATAGTCGTCGAGCGCGTAGTAGCTCGCGCACCTTGGCCCTGCTTCTGTTCCCCGGTTTTGTTTGTAGCTGCTTTGTCGAATTTCAAGCAAGGCATGCAAATTCGTCTCCGGACGGCGACCATGAAGGCTTTTCGCTCTGTTCCATTCCTTTCGTCCTCGTCCCTGGCTTACTTGGAGGGTCACTTCTTGGTTGCTTCCTGTGGACGCATGAGCTTGCGGCCCGTCGTATCGCAGCGCTCGTGGCTTTGTACGCATCGGCCTGGTCGTGCTGGATTCATGTTCAAGTGCGGGGGACCGCCACAACACTGACACTCAGCTGTTTTTTCACTGCAGTTGCTGTCTCAGTTTTTATCTATGGGCAGCTTCTCGTGCTGCACACGTGTTCTCTCAATGGCAACCACTGCTTCACTCTAGTCGAAAGCATGGTCATTAGTCAGCTGATCAGTACAGTCATGTTCCTGTCTGCGTCAGACCTTCTGGGTCGACCGTCGAGCACAGCGGCGTCAGAAGCCGGTGTGTCGCCGCAGCAAGTCCCTCCTTGGCTGGCTGTCGTGTTTCGCCTGTTTCTCATTCTGATTGCTGGTCTGGCATGCGTTGCCTCTGCCCGTGCCCGTGGGAACGAACACACTAATGCCAGAAAGGGGGAGGGAATTCTATTGATGCTGGGTTTCGGAGCTGCTGTTGTGATCTACCTGATCGCAGGCAGTAGCCCGGACGCAAACGGAAGCCATCACACCCCAGAAAGAAAGGGCGAGTTGCGAAGCCCTCTCTGGTGGCTTCTTGTGTATGTATTCGGTGACAGCGTCAACACTGCCCTGTTCGTATTTTGGCTCGTCTCGTCCGTCCTTGGTGTCGCTTCTATATCTGCGTTTTGGTCCG GCATTTTTTTAGTCGGCATCGGCGACGGTCTAGCAGCGGTTGTAGGAGCTATGTTTGGAAAACGGCGTTTGCCATTTAACAGCGAGAAAACCATCATCGGACTTTTTGCCTTCATCGCAGGCGCCCTGCCTGTCGCTTTCCTAGAACCCGTGGGTTTACTTGTTTCGCCGCAATATCCGCAG ctctcAAATGCGTCTACGCACGCAGCAATCTGCGCAGTTGGGCTCGGGGCAGTGTTCGAG GCATATACTTCAGACATTGATAACCTAACTCTTCCGCTCTTTGGCGTCATCGTGTACGACAACGTTTTTGCTGGGCACCGAGGCCACGAGGGCAATAAGCTAATTCCTGCCACCTAG
- a CDS encoding hypothetical protein (encoded by transcript BESB_037370) yields MVTTSTVAPARLPFTAAVPPVVARAVEVLGLQYTNITYIHILVAMAIPFGLIYLWPMIGSAISGPLFVAALDNLTAPLFWPNYGILAGFPGFASSPPAVQMISYFATVIFCACLLYLIQIYTGPERNCPPIVNRNLVSAFVSGFVVTASVAYIAALSGMMTSTAFEALWAALTAGGYAVQQRRDKQKGPVE; encoded by the exons ATGGTTACTACCAGCACAGTGGCACCCGCCCGTTTGCCTTTCACCGCTGCAGTCCCTCCAGTGGTTGCCAGGGCAGTCGAAGTGTTGGGTCTACAGTATACCAACATCACGTACATACACATCCTGGTTGCAATGGCTATCCCCTTCGGTCTGATTTACCTCTG GCCGATGATCGGGAGCGCCATTTCCGGCCCGCTGTTCGTAGCTGCGCTTG ACAACCTTACG GCCCCGCTGTTCTGGCCGAATTATGGCATCCTCGCGGGTTTTCCTGGGTTtgcttcgtcgcctcccgcagTCCAGATGATCTCGT ATTTCGCGACGGTTATCTTCTGCGCATGTCTCCTTTACTTGATCCAGATCTATACCGGCCCG GAACGCAACTGCCCTCCCATTGTCAACCGAAATCTGGTGTCAGCGTTTGTCTCCGGCTTCGTGGTGACTGCTTCAGTAGCCTATATAGCTGCTCTGTCCGGCATGATGACGTCGACGGCGTTTGAG GCGTTGTGGGCCGCTCTCACTGCGGGAGGCTACGCAGTGCAGCAAAGACGAGACAAACAAAAAGGTCCAGTCGAATAA